The Aeromonas encheleia genomic sequence GAACGGTCGAACGCAAGGAGTGAACAGCATGATCAGCAAGTGCAGATCTTGGCCTAGCGGCAAGAGGGGGGCAGCATGAGTCACCAACACACCCAGTACGGCGACCTGCCGCTCTATATAGGCGGTCAGGCCCATGCCTCCGAGAGCCAGGCATGGATCGAGGTGACCAACCCGGCGGATCAGAGCCTGCTGGCGCGCCTGCCCATGGCCACCCCGGCCGAGGTCGAGCTGGCGGTGCGTTGCGCCCACGACGCCTACCTGCTGTGGCGGGAGGTGCCGGCGCCTGAGCGGGCCAGGGTCATGTTCAACTACCAGCATCTGCTCAAGACCCATCATGACGAGCTGGCCGAGTTGCTGGCCCAGGAGACCGGCAAGAACCTGGCGGATGCCAAGGGGGATGTCTGGCGTGGCATCGAGGTGGTGGAGCAGGCCTGTGCCATCGCCAGCCAGACCATGGGGGAGACCATGGGCAACGTGGCGCGCCGGGTCGACGGTCACTCCTGGGTGCAGTCGCTCGGGGTCTGCGTCGGCATCACCCCGTTCAACTTCCCCGCCATGATACCGCTGTGGATGTTTCCGCTGGCGGTCGCCTGTGGCAACGGCTTCGTGCTCAAGCCCTCGGAGCAGGATCCGCTCACCCCCATGCGGCTGGCCGAGCTGTTCACCGAGGCGGGGGCCCCCAAGGGCATCCTCTCGGTGGTGCACGGCGGCGCCGAGCAGGTGGATGCGCTGATCACCCATCCGGATGTGAAGGCGGTCAGCTTCGTCGGCTCTGCCCGGGTCGGGGCCCACGTCTATCGCACCGCCACCGATCACCTCAAGCGCGCCCAATGCTTCGTCGGCGCCAAGAATCACATGGTGATCATGCCCGATGCCAACAAGGGGCAGGTGCTGAGCAACCTGGTGGGGGCCGGGGTCGGCGCTGCCGGCCAGCGCTGCATGGCCATCAGCGTGGCGGTGTTCGTGGGCGGTGCCCGGGAGTGGATCCCGGAGCTGGCCGCCGAATTTGCCAAAGTCAGGCCCGGGATCTGGCACGATCCGCAAGCGGCCTATGGCCCCCTCATCAGCCCTGAGGCCAAGGTGCGGGTGGAGAACCTGATCGAGGTGGGGATCAGCGAGGGTGCCGAGTGCCTGCTCGATGGCCGCTTCTGTGACGTGGCTGGTTATCCGGTGGGCAACTGGGTGGGGCCGACCCTGTTTCGCGGCGTGACCCCCGAGATGCGCATCTATAAAGAGGAGATCTTCGGCCCCGTGCTCGCCTGCCTGGAGGTTGCGGATCTGGACGAGGCGCTCGCCCTCATCAACAACAACCCCTATGGCAACGGCACCTCCATCTTCACCGGCTGCGGCGCCGCGGCCCGCAAGTTCCGCCACGAGGTGGCGGTGGGCCAGGTGGGGATCAATGTGCCAATTCCGGTGCCGCTGCCGTTCTTCTCCTTCACCGGCTGGCGCGGCTCCTTCTACGGGGACTTGCACGCTTACGGCAAGCAGGCGGTGCGCTTCTACACCGAGACCAAGACGGTGACCGAGCGCTGGTTCGACGAGGACATTCCGCACGGCCCCAATATGACCATCAGCCTGCGCTGAGCGGCGATCAGTGGTACTGAGCTGACGCCGATCGAGGAAAGAGCTCGGCAGGCTCGGAACCAGATCATAGGCCGGCACCGAGCGACAGATGGCAGCGACAGATAAACCAAGGACAACGAGGAAGCGAACGAGATGGATTTTACCCTGACCGAGGATCAGCAGGCCTACATGGAGGCCGCCACCGCCTTTGCCAATGAGGCGCTCAAACCCCATGCCGCGCGCTGGGACAGGGAGCACGAGTTTCCCATTGCCACCATCAAGCAGGCGGCCGCGCTCGGCTTTTGCGGCCTCTATACCCCGGAGCAGTACGGCGGGCTCGCGCTGCCAAGGCTGGATGCCAGCCTCATCTTCGAGCGCCTGGCCATGGGCTGCACCTCCACCACCGCCTACCTCACCATCCACAACATGGTGAGCTGGATGCTGGGCAGCTGGCTGCCCAGCGACGTGGCCGAGCAGTGGGTGCCGAGGCTCGCCAGCGGCGAGTGGCTGGGCTCTTACTGCCTCACCGAGCCGGGGGCGGGATCGGACGCTGCGGCCCTCAAGACCCGCGCGGTGCGGGACGGCGATGACTACCTCATCGACGGCAACAAGGTGTTCATCTCGGGGGCGGGCAGCACAGAGGTGCTGGTGGTGATGGCCCGCACCGGCGGCGAGGGGGCCAAGGGGATCTCAGCCTTTATGGTGCCCGCCGACACGGCGGGGATCCACTACGGCAAGGCGGAGGAGAAGATGGGCTGGAACAGCCAGCCGACCCGGGAGGTGGCCTTCAACGGGGTGCGCATCCCCACCCGTTATCGCCTCGGGCAGGAGGGGGAAGGGTTCAGGTTCGCCATGCAGGCCCTCGACGGTGGCCGCATCAACATCGCCAGCTGCTCGGTGGGCACAGCCCAGCAGGCGCTGGACGATGCGCTGGCCCATGTGCAGCAGCGCCAGCAGTTTGGCCGCCCCATCGCGGAATTTCAGAGCGTGCAGTTCCGCCTCGCCGACATGGCCACCGAGCTGGCCGCCGCCCGGCTGCTGGTGCGCCAGGCCGCCGACAAGCTGGACCACGGCAGCCCGGACAAGAGTGCCTGGTGCGCCATGGCCAAGCGCTTCGCCACCGATGTGGGTTATCGCGTCTGTGACGAAGCCCTGCAACTCTTTGGCGGCTATGGTTATATCCGCGAGTACCCGCTCGAGCGCTACCTGCGCGACACCCGGGTACACCGCATTCTGGAAGGTACCAACGAAGTGATGCGGCTGATCATCGCCCGCCGCCTGTTGGCGGATCCCGGTCTGTCGCTGGAGTAACGGACTCCTGCGCCATCTCTGGAAGACGCCAGGCAAGAAGTGATGCGGCCGATCAGCGCCCGCTGCCTCGCATGATGAATCAGGCTTTGTGAGCCAGCCGAATTTCGGCTCCATTCAACCCTGTCATCATGGCGGCAGGTTTAATGACAAGGACAGTGCAATGACAAGGATCAGGCTCGAATATCACGGTCATGTGGCCTACATCACGCTCGACCACCCGCCTGCCAACACCTGGACTCTGGCCAGCCTGCAAGCCTTCTTGCAGATGATGGTGGAGCTCGACAGCCGCCCCGACGTGGTGGCCCTGGTGATCCGCGGGGCGGGTGACAAGTTCTTCTGCGCCGGGGCCGATCTCAACATGTTTGCCGACGGCAACCCGGTACACGCCCGTGCGGTGGCCGAGGCCTTTGGTCGCGCCTTCGAGGCGCTGGCGCGTTTCCACGGTGTCAGCATCGCCGCCATCAATGGCTATGCCATGGGCGGCGGGCTGGAGGTGGCACTGGCCTGTGACATTCGCATCGCCGAGCAGCAGGCCAAGCTGGGGCTGCCTGAGGCCTCGGTGGGGCTCTTGCCCTGCGCCGGCGGCACCCAGCGTCTCACCGAGCTGGTGGGGCCGGGCTGGGCCAAACGCATGATCCTCTGTGGTGAGAAGGTGAGCGCCACCCTGGCCTACGAGATGGGGCTGGTGGAGGAGGTCGTGACCGAGGGCCATGCCTGGGGAGCGGCGCAGCAGATGGCGCAGATGGTCGAGCGCCAGAGCCCGAGCGCCCTGCGTGCCAGCAAGCAGCTGATCAATCAGGGCCGCAGCGGCCCGCGCGACGCGGCCCTGCCGCTGGAGCGCAGCCTGTTCCTCTCGCTGTTCAGCGATGCCAATCAAGGTGAGGGGGTGGCCGCCTTCCTGGAGAAGCGAGCGCCACGCTGGCACTACGGGATGGGCATAGACCCCTCATCAAAGCCGGATGGAGCCGTTCATGAGTAATAAATCCCCCTGTTTCAGGTTGTTTTCCCCATCGTTATCCCGCGAATCAGGGAGGCGCCACCGATGACTGAGTCGGTAAAGGCAAGCCTCCATCCCAGCCGGGATGGCCATCGGATCGGCGTGCTGACCCTCGACAGCCCCGCCTCCCTCAACGCCCTGAGCCTGCCGATGATCCAGGCCCTGCAACGGGTGCTCGATCGGTGGGAGCAGGATCCGACCGTGGTCTGCGTGCTGCTGCAGGGGGCCGGGGAGAAGGCGTTCTGCGCCGGGGGCGACATTCGTTCTTTTTATTACCGCCGGCAGGAGGAGAGCGAGCAGGCGCTGTTTGGCTATGCCCGCGACTTCTTCGAGCAGGAATACAGGCTCGATCACCACATTCACCGCTATGCCAAGCCACTCATCTGCGTGGCGGATGGCATTTGCATGGGGGGGGGCATAGGGCTGTTTGCCGGCGCCGGGTTCAGGGTGGTGACCGAGAAGAGCCTGTTTGCCATGCCGGAGGTGACCATAGGCCTCTATCCGGATGTGGGGGCCAGCTGGTTCCTGAGCCGGATGCCGGGGCGACTCGGGCTCTGGCTCGGCCTCACCGGGGCGCGCTTCAACGGCGCGGATGCCATCGGGCTGGGGCTGGCGGATCACGCCATCGCCAGCGATGCGCGCGCCGAGCTGCTGCCGCGTCTCGCCGCCTTGCCCTGGTCTGCGGATCCGGACGGCCGACGGGATCAGATCGATAGGCTGCTGGGCAGCCTGTGTGCCAGTTCGTCCTTGCCGGCCCCGGTGATCCTGCCCCTGCAGGCCAGGATCGATGGGCTGATGGCCGGCCGCACCCTGCAAGGGGTGCTGGAGCGGCTGTTCGATGCCGAGCTGGACGAGGCGAGCCTGGTGGCGGCGCGGGAGACCTGCCGCGGCGGCAGCCCCATCAGCCGCGCCATCCTCTGGCGCCAGTACTGGCAGGCCCGCCGCCAGTCCCTGACCGAGGTGTTCGCCGATGAGCTGGCGCTGTCGGTCAACTGCGTGCTGAAGGGGGACTTCGTGGAAGGGGTGCGGGCGCTGCTCATCGACAAGGACAGGTCCCCCCGCTGGCAGGCGGCCCAACCGGGCAGCGACTGGCTTGACGCTTTCTATCGCTGGCCCGAAGGGAAGAATCCCCTGATCCCTTAACAGCGAGTCGACAAGACAAGAGCGCCGGAAAGGCCCGGCCAGATAACGAACGGAGCAAGGAGCAAAGGATGACAAGGATCGGATTTATCGGGCTCGGCAACATGGGGGGCCCCATGGCCGCCAACCTGGCCAGGGCCGGCCACGCCGTGCAGGTGTTTGATCTGGTGGCGGAGAACCTGCAGAAGGCGATCGCCGCCGGTTGCATCGCCGCCGGCGATGCCCGCGAGGCGGTGGGTGGCTGTGAGGTGGTCATCAGCATGTTGCCGGCCGGCGAGCATGTGTGCTCGCTCTGGCTGGCAGAGGGGGGCGGTCAGGATCTGCTGGGGGCGCTGCCGGCGGGGGCCCTGGTGATCGACAGCTCCACCATAGACGTGGCCTCGGCCCGGCGGGTGGGGGAGGCGGCCAGGGCACGCGGCATTCGTTTCATCGATGCCCCCGTCTCGGGCGGCGTCGCCGGGGCGGCGGCGGGGACCCTGACCTTTATCGTCGGCGGCGAGCAGGCCGACTTCGAGGCGGCCAGGCCGATTTTGGCCCAGATGGGGCAGAATCTGTTTCATGCCGGGGCGCTGGGGGCGGGCCAGATCGCCAAGATGTGCAACAACATGCTGCTCGCCATCCACATGGCGGGCACCGCCGAGGCGCTGGCGCTCGGGGTGAAGGAGGGGCTGGATCCGAGCGTCCTCTCCACCATCATGGGCAAGAGTTCGGGTAACAACTGGAGCCTGGAGCGCTACAACCCCTGGCCCGGGGTGATGGAGAACGTGCCTGCGGCACGAGGCTACCAGGGGGGCTTTATGACCCGGCTGATGGTAAAAGATCTGGGGCTGGCGATGGCGCTGGCCGAGCATGCCCACAGCGCCGTGCCCCTGGGGGCGCTGGCCCGTAACCTGTTCAACCTGCATGCGAGCCAGGGTCAGGGGGCCAAGGATTTTTCCAGCATCCTGGAGCTATATCTCGATAAGGCACCCAGTGACAAATAAGCGCCAGGGTCAAGGACTGCTCCGGCATCGTCGCACTCTATCTGGATAAATCGCTGATCAGTCCCAAAGCGGTTGAGTCGAGGCGACACCGCCCTCGGCCCGTTCACCCAACCATTTATGGCCAGTCAGCTGGCAAGGAGTCTCCATGGATATCAAGCAGAAGGTTATCGCCATCACGGGGGCGGGGCGAGGACTGGGCCGCGCCATCGCCCTCAGCCTGGCCGCTCAGGGGGCTGTGCTGGCCCTCATCGACGTCAATCGCGCCGATCTGGAGGTCACCGAGGCCGAGCTGCGCAGTCGGGATGGCCGCTGCGCCCTGTTCGTCTGCAACGTGGCGGACGAGCCCGAGGTGGAGGCGACCTTCGCCGCCATCAAGGAGCAATTTGGCGTCTTGCACGGCCTTATCAATTGCGCCGGGATCCTGCGGGACGGCATGCTGATCAAGGTGAAGGAGGGGGAGCTGGTGGAGAAGATGAGCCTGGCCCAGTGGCAGGCGGTCATCGACGTCAACCTGACCGGCACCTTCCTCTGTGGCCGCGAGGGGGCGGCGCTGATGGCCAAGGGCGGGCAGGGGGGGGTCATGATCAACATCTCCTCCATCGCCCGCGCCGGCAACATAGGCCAGAGCAACTATGCCGCCAGCAAGGCGGGGGTGGCCTCGCTGGTGGTGACCTGGGCGCGGGAGCTGTCCCGCCACGGGATCCGGGTGATGGGCATAGCCCCCGGCGTCTTTGCCACCGACATGACGGCGGCGATGAAACCGGAGGCGATGGCCCGGATGCAGCAGGCCATCCCGGTCGGCACCCTGGGGCAGGCGGCGCAACTGGCCCAGACGGTGCAATTCATTCTCGCCAATGACTATCTGTCCGGGCGGATAATCGATCTCGACGGTGGCCTGCGGCTCTGACGCGGGTCGCCGACCAGGACCTCGCCCCTTGCCTTCGGCACAGGGGCGTTTTTATTGGCTGTCTGCGCCGCCGGCCCCGCCTGGCGGGGCCTCGGGCACCTGCATGTCCATGCAGCGCTGATCTGGAAAAGGCGGGGCGAGGTCATGGAAAAATGAGAAATATCAATGGGTCTTTCTGAATTTGAACCAGCTCACAGGCCTCAGGGGTCAGTGCTGTAGAATTGCGCGCGGTCAAGGTGGCGCATGATTGGCACCGCGAGGGATTGCGGTCGGAATAGTCATGCAATATAGTTGCCGCCTTTTTCACGGGGCTCGGACTCTTCGCCCCTCCCATGTCGCGCGCAGTATGAATACGGACGCTCTGCAGCCGCCTAATCAAACAGGATTGAGATGGACAAGAAACTAGGGCTTGGCGCCCTCATCTCGCTGGTGATCGGCTCCATGGTCGGCGCCGGGGTCTTCAGTCTGCCACAAAATATCGCCGCTCATGCCAGTGCCGGGGCCGTCGCCCTGGGTTGGGCCATCACCGGTCTTGGCATGATCTGCCTCGCGCTGGTCTACCAGAATCTCTCCATGCGCCGCCCGGATCTCGACGGCGGTATCTTCAGTTATGCCAAGGCGGGCTTCGGCGACTTCGTCGGCTTCAACGCCGCCTGGGGTTACTGGCTCTGCCAACTGCTGGCCAACGTCTCCTACGCCATAGTGGTGTTTAGCGCGCTGAGCTACTTCTTCGATACCCCCGACAACGTCATCTTCGGTGACGGCAACACGCCGGTGGCCATCACGCTCGCCTCCCTGCTCATCTGGTCGGTACATGCCCTGGTGCTGCGCGGGATCCAGGTCGCCGCCCTGGTGAACATAGTCACCACCATCGCCAAGATGGTGCCGCTCATCGTGTTCTGTGTCGCCGTCCTGCTCGCCTTCAACATGGAGACCTTCACCCTGGACATCTGGGGACAGGGCAACATGGAGCTGGGATCCGTGATGGATCAGGTCAAGTCCACCATGAAGGTGACGCTCTGGGTCTTCATCGGCATCGAGGGGGCCGTGGTGGTCTCCGCCCGCGCCCGTCATCGCAAGGACGTGGGCCGTGCCACCGTGCTGGCGCTGCTCGGCGCCCTGGCGCTCTATGTGATGGTGACCCTGTTCTCCCTTGGCGTGATGAGCCAGCCACAACTGGCCGCCCTCAAGAACCCCTCCACCGCCATGATCCTGGAGGCCGTGGTCGGCCCCTGGGGCGCCTGGCTCATCAACATCGGTCTGGTGATCTCGGTGATCGGGGCCCTGCTGAGCTGGACAGTGCTGGCGGCGGAAGTGCCCTACATCGCCGGCAAGACCGGGGTCTTCCCGGCCTGGTTTGCCAAGGAGAACAAGAACGGCTCGCCCAAGGTGTCGCTCTGGTGCTCCACCTGTCTGGTGCAGATCTTCCTCATCATCATCTATTTCCAGAGCAGCACCTACCTGGCGCTGGTCAACATCGCCACCTCGGCGGCCCTGGTGCCTTATGTCTTCTCCGGCGCCTATGGGCTCAAGCTGGCGCTGAGCGGGGAGACCTATCAGGGCCAGCCGCACCAGCGCAAGCGTGACCTGCTGCTGGCGCTGGTGGCCACCGTCTACGGCTGCTGGCTGGTCTATGCCGCCGGGGTGGAATACCTGCTGCTGGTGGCGCTGCTCTACAGCCCGGGCATCTTCATCTATTGGAAGGCGCGCCAGCATCATGGGCTGCGCAGCCTCAACCGGCTGGAGCAGGGGATGACGGCGGCCCTGCTCGGTTGCGCCGTGCTGGCCTTCTACAAGGTGATGGACGGTACCATTCCCCTGCATTAATCGGCACAATAAAGAGATGGCCTCCTGGCCATCTTTTTTTTCAGGTGTCGACTGGCAGAAACGGACGGTGACGCCGCTTGGGAAGGACATTCTATGCTGTTTATGGGTTATCTGCTGTTGGGGGCCTTCGCGGGCATATTGGCGGGGCTGTTCGGGATCGGGGGGGGGCTCATCATAGTGCCGGTGCTGGTCTTCACCTACCATGCCCAGGGGGTCTCCCCCGATATCATCACCCATCTCGCGCTCGGCACCTCGCTGCCCACCATGATCTTCACCGGCTTCAGCTCGCTGCGAGTGCATAAACAGGCGGGCGCCGTCGACTGGCTGATCATCCGTCGGCTGGCGGTCGGCATGCTGGTCGGCGCCTGGCTCGGCGGCATGACGGCCAACCTGCTCAGCGCCAGCACCCTCAACGTCATCATAGGTTGCTTCGCCTGGACCATGGCCGTGCAGATGGGGCTCAACCTCAGACCCAAGGCGGAACGCCATCTGCCTGGTCCGGTCGGCACCGGCATCGCGGGTACCGTCATCGGCTGGATGTCGGCGCTGTTTGGCATCGGCGGGGGCTCCCTGACCGTGCCTTACCTCAGCTGGAACAGCGTGCCGATGCGCAACGCCGTCGCGGCCTCCGCCGCCTGCAGCATCCCCATTGCGCTGGCGGGCAGCCTCAGCTATCTCTACGCCGGCTGGGGCCATGCCGGTTTGCCCGAGTGGAGCCTGGGCTTCATCTATCTGCCGGCCTTGCTCGGCATCATCCTCACCAGCACCCTGTTTGCCCGCATCGGCGCCCGGCTGGCACACCGTCTTCCCCCTCAGCGACTCAAGCAGGCATTCGCCATGCTGATGTTGGTGATAGGGGCAAAATTTATGCTATTTAGCTGATTTATTGGCTAATTGCCGAAAAAGCAGGCAAACGCACCATCCCCGGGCAGAAAGCCATTGCAATGAAACGGGACTTTGCTATTCTCGTCGCCGGTGGTCCCATTGGTCCTCTCGCATTGATAACCCGTCGACCTGGTCAGGACCGGAAGGTAGCAGCCAAGGTGGGGGACTCGAGTGCCGGGATGTGGCTGGTGGGGCCACCACCTGTTTCTGAAAATCAATAAGTTACAGCATTTAGCTCTCTTGGTGATCCACTTTGTGTGGATGATTATAGGGAATCTAAGTGAACCTTTGCCTTAGCCGTCACGGCATCTGGTACTACCGGAAAGTCACCACTCTTCCCTGCGGTCGTCGGAAAGAGATCAAGAAATCTCTGCAGACTCGGGACAAACTGGTCGCACGAAGCAAGGTGGCTCAGTTGCTTGCCTGTGTGCGATCTAGTGCTATCTCATCCCCCTGTAAGCAATTCCAGAACGATCCTGAATCCCTGCAATCTGAGCAGAAGCTTCTGCCTCTTGTACCCCTCCTATCAGCCCTATGTGACCGCTATCTGAAAGAGAAAGCCATCTCTTGGTCGCCCAAAGAGCTCAGCAACCAGAAGAACTACATTGGCTACTTCATCAAAATGCTGGGGGACAGACCTCCAACCGCGTACAGCAAGGCCGATGTGGTCAAGTTCAAGGACGAGTTGCTGAACTCGGGTAAGAGCCCGACGACTATCAACAAGTATCTCCAGAAGCTCTCCCTGCTGTTCGTCTGGCTGGGCAATCACCACGAAGGCATCGTCAATCACTTCGCAGGGCTCAAGCTACAACGGGTCAAAGAGGTTAATGCTCGAAGCGGGTACACATCTGTGGAGAAACAGCGGTTGATCCAGTGGGCGAAGGAGCAGGAGCTATACCGCAAGTGGATAGCGTTACTTGGCCTATATACCGGAGCGAGAGCCAATGAAATTTGCCAGTTGTACGCGGACGATGTGCAGCAGGTTGACAAGGTGTGGTGCCTGAACATCCGAGACAACCGCCCAGACCAGAAGCTCAAGACGGCCAACAGTGCTCGCCTGATCCCGATTCATTCCTCGTTGATCTCTGGTGGTTTTATCGACTTCGTGCAGGATAGGGCAGGGGGGCGGCTATTCCCTGAGTTACCCCACCGACAAGACGGTTACAGCCATCTCTGGGGGCAGTGGTTCAGTCGCCATCGTCCCGTAGACAAAGACTTCCACAGCCTGCGGCATACCGTGGCAACAGCGTTGAAGGATCATGGTGTACCGCTACAGTACGCGGCTGCCATCCTGGGCCATACCAATGGAGCCATCAGCTATGATCGGTACGGTGGTGGGGTAGCAGTCGAGAAGCTGCAGGCTGCTATCGAAGTGGCACTATGAGGGAGCCATGATTAAGATCCGTGTGGTGCGATAGTTGTTTCAACCTCTTGATTTTTACCCCTAGTATCATCCCATAAAAGTTTAATCGTGACTGCAGAGGGAGTCGCTAAAGCTGTTGAAACTAATAAGTCAAAGTTTCCACCTGGTTGTATAATATCTAAGGGTAATGCATCCTCTTGAATCCAAAATTCTTTTACTGCAGGGCACACTAGCCTGATATTTCTTGCTGGAGATTTCCCTTTGTTATATATCTTCAGTCGATAAGTTTTACCTATCTTAACTACACGAGCATTCAAGTCTGCACTAATAGCGTTAACAGCGTTTTCTTGTTCTCTTCGCAATATAAGTTTGTTTAAATAATCTGCAGTGTTTGCAATCTCATCCTGACGCTGATTAAATTTAATGGTTTTGTAAATAGAATACGCGGATAGTAACAATGCTAAAAGAGCTATAGCATCAGTTAATGTCATCATCTCAATCCTTTAATATTTTTTAATTTCTTACTCAGGTCTGAAATAAACTCATTATGGAGTTCTTTTATCGCTGCTTCTGTCGATTCTGTATTTTGATAGATCAACGAATCTTTATCCAACTCAGATTTACAGTCTGAGCAACGATAAAATTCTTCTGATATAGACTCAAATTGAGAGTTACCACATACAGGGCAAAGTAAAGTTATGTGTGTCGAATAGTCATTTTTCATACTCAGCTCTCTTGGTTAAACATACAATGAAAATATTCTATTTTTTATTATCTTAGTTACTTTTTATCTATTCATATCTGAGCTCACCAAATAGTCCAATCATCAAATCGTCTTCGAGAACTTCAAAAGGTAACTCGATATAGTCATTTGGATGTCTTAATAGTGCTTTGCCATCATTAGGTGCATTTTTAGTATGACCTTTTACATGTTCATCATTTTCTTTGATGTAAGGAAAAACAACTATTCTTCCATGATTCTTAGAAAGAATTTTACCTTCTTTCCACAATGTATTTCCGGCGGAGTTAGAACCTGAATCACCAACAGCCTTTACTTCCCATCCAACATTTCCATTATCTTCATACCAGAACACAAAGTCCCCGGCCAGCAACACTTTTTGTCCACGTGCTTTAGCATCAGCTAATAGCAACTTAACGCTCGCAAGCTGGAGAAGTTTATTAGCCCTTGGTAATAGCATGGTCCGTATCTTAGCTTTAGTTTTACCCCAGTGCTCTGCACCAGATAAACCAAATCCACCTGCTATGCGTTCACGATAGCACAGTTGAATAGCTTTTTTAGTTTTTATATTTCGCTGACTCCAATCATTATGCTCTTTAAGATGAAGAATAACTCCATATGGTGGAACATAAAGAACTTTAATGTATGGTGTTTCATTTAATATTTTGACTGCAGCATCTTTGAAGTCTTGTGATAGATTAGGGAACACAAAGTTATCAGCAGTCTTTTTTGGCACATTCTTATGCAAT encodes the following:
- a CDS encoding CoA-acylating methylmalonate-semialdehyde dehydrogenase; amino-acid sequence: MSHQHTQYGDLPLYIGGQAHASESQAWIEVTNPADQSLLARLPMATPAEVELAVRCAHDAYLLWREVPAPERARVMFNYQHLLKTHHDELAELLAQETGKNLADAKGDVWRGIEVVEQACAIASQTMGETMGNVARRVDGHSWVQSLGVCVGITPFNFPAMIPLWMFPLAVACGNGFVLKPSEQDPLTPMRLAELFTEAGAPKGILSVVHGGAEQVDALITHPDVKAVSFVGSARVGAHVYRTATDHLKRAQCFVGAKNHMVIMPDANKGQVLSNLVGAGVGAAGQRCMAISVAVFVGGAREWIPELAAEFAKVRPGIWHDPQAAYGPLISPEAKVRVENLIEVGISEGAECLLDGRFCDVAGYPVGNWVGPTLFRGVTPEMRIYKEEIFGPVLACLEVADLDEALALINNNPYGNGTSIFTGCGAAARKFRHEVAVGQVGINVPIPVPLPFFSFTGWRGSFYGDLHAYGKQAVRFYTETKTVTERWFDEDIPHGPNMTISLR
- a CDS encoding acyl-CoA dehydrogenase family protein; its protein translation is MDFTLTEDQQAYMEAATAFANEALKPHAARWDREHEFPIATIKQAAALGFCGLYTPEQYGGLALPRLDASLIFERLAMGCTSTTAYLTIHNMVSWMLGSWLPSDVAEQWVPRLASGEWLGSYCLTEPGAGSDAAALKTRAVRDGDDYLIDGNKVFISGAGSTEVLVVMARTGGEGAKGISAFMVPADTAGIHYGKAEEKMGWNSQPTREVAFNGVRIPTRYRLGQEGEGFRFAMQALDGGRINIASCSVGTAQQALDDALAHVQQRQQFGRPIAEFQSVQFRLADMATELAAARLLVRQAADKLDHGSPDKSAWCAMAKRFATDVGYRVCDEALQLFGGYGYIREYPLERYLRDTRVHRILEGTNEVMRLIIARRLLADPGLSLE
- a CDS encoding enoyl-CoA hydratase, with translation MTRIRLEYHGHVAYITLDHPPANTWTLASLQAFLQMMVELDSRPDVVALVIRGAGDKFFCAGADLNMFADGNPVHARAVAEAFGRAFEALARFHGVSIAAINGYAMGGGLEVALACDIRIAEQQAKLGLPEASVGLLPCAGGTQRLTELVGPGWAKRMILCGEKVSATLAYEMGLVEEVVTEGHAWGAAQQMAQMVERQSPSALRASKQLINQGRSGPRDAALPLERSLFLSLFSDANQGEGVAAFLEKRAPRWHYGMGIDPSSKPDGAVHE
- a CDS encoding enoyl-CoA hydratase/isomerase family protein, which codes for MTESVKASLHPSRDGHRIGVLTLDSPASLNALSLPMIQALQRVLDRWEQDPTVVCVLLQGAGEKAFCAGGDIRSFYYRRQEESEQALFGYARDFFEQEYRLDHHIHRYAKPLICVADGICMGGGIGLFAGAGFRVVTEKSLFAMPEVTIGLYPDVGASWFLSRMPGRLGLWLGLTGARFNGADAIGLGLADHAIASDARAELLPRLAALPWSADPDGRRDQIDRLLGSLCASSSLPAPVILPLQARIDGLMAGRTLQGVLERLFDAELDEASLVAARETCRGGSPISRAILWRQYWQARRQSLTEVFADELALSVNCVLKGDFVEGVRALLIDKDRSPRWQAAQPGSDWLDAFYRWPEGKNPLIP
- the mmsB gene encoding 3-hydroxyisobutyrate dehydrogenase, translated to MTRIGFIGLGNMGGPMAANLARAGHAVQVFDLVAENLQKAIAAGCIAAGDAREAVGGCEVVISMLPAGEHVCSLWLAEGGGQDLLGALPAGALVIDSSTIDVASARRVGEAARARGIRFIDAPVSGGVAGAAAGTLTFIVGGEQADFEAARPILAQMGQNLFHAGALGAGQIAKMCNNMLLAIHMAGTAEALALGVKEGLDPSVLSTIMGKSSGNNWSLERYNPWPGVMENVPAARGYQGGFMTRLMVKDLGLAMALAEHAHSAVPLGALARNLFNLHASQGQGAKDFSSILELYLDKAPSDK
- a CDS encoding SDR family oxidoreductase; its protein translation is MDIKQKVIAITGAGRGLGRAIALSLAAQGAVLALIDVNRADLEVTEAELRSRDGRCALFVCNVADEPEVEATFAAIKEQFGVLHGLINCAGILRDGMLIKVKEGELVEKMSLAQWQAVIDVNLTGTFLCGREGAALMAKGGQGGVMINISSIARAGNIGQSNYAASKAGVASLVVTWARELSRHGIRVMGIAPGVFATDMTAAMKPEAMARMQQAIPVGTLGQAAQLAQTVQFILANDYLSGRIIDLDGGLRL
- the arcD gene encoding arginine-ornithine antiporter codes for the protein MDKKLGLGALISLVIGSMVGAGVFSLPQNIAAHASAGAVALGWAITGLGMICLALVYQNLSMRRPDLDGGIFSYAKAGFGDFVGFNAAWGYWLCQLLANVSYAIVVFSALSYFFDTPDNVIFGDGNTPVAITLASLLIWSVHALVLRGIQVAALVNIVTTIAKMVPLIVFCVAVLLAFNMETFTLDIWGQGNMELGSVMDQVKSTMKVTLWVFIGIEGAVVVSARARHRKDVGRATVLALLGALALYVMVTLFSLGVMSQPQLAALKNPSTAMILEAVVGPWGAWLINIGLVISVIGALLSWTVLAAEVPYIAGKTGVFPAWFAKENKNGSPKVSLWCSTCLVQIFLIIIYFQSSTYLALVNIATSAALVPYVFSGAYGLKLALSGETYQGQPHQRKRDLLLALVATVYGCWLVYAAGVEYLLLVALLYSPGIFIYWKARQHHGLRSLNRLEQGMTAALLGCAVLAFYKVMDGTIPLH
- a CDS encoding sulfite exporter TauE/SafE family protein, with protein sequence MLFMGYLLLGAFAGILAGLFGIGGGLIIVPVLVFTYHAQGVSPDIITHLALGTSLPTMIFTGFSSLRVHKQAGAVDWLIIRRLAVGMLVGAWLGGMTANLLSASTLNVIIGCFAWTMAVQMGLNLRPKAERHLPGPVGTGIAGTVIGWMSALFGIGGGSLTVPYLSWNSVPMRNAVAASAACSIPIALAGSLSYLYAGWGHAGLPEWSLGFIYLPALLGIILTSTLFARIGARLAHRLPPQRLKQAFAMLMLVIGAKFMLFS